The Priestia aryabhattai genome contains a region encoding:
- the gyrA gene encoding DNA gyrase subunit A: MSDKPNSQIREVNISQEMRASFLDYAMSVIVSRALPDVRDGLKPVHRRILYAMNDLGMGSDKPYKKSARIVGEVIGKYHPHGDSAVYETMVRMAQDFSYRYMLIDGHGNFGSVDGDAAAAMRYTEARMSKVSMELLRDINKDTIDYQDNYDGSEREPIVLPARFPNLLVNGSAGIAVGMATNIPPHQLGEVIDGVLAVSQDPDITIAELMEIIPGPDFPTAGQILGRSGIRKAYETGKGSIIVRAKVEIEEQNNGKQTIIVHELPYQVNKAKLIEKIAELARDKKIDGITDLRDESDRSGMRIVIEVRRDANANVLLNNLYKQTSLQTSFGINTLALVDGQPKVLNLKQCLQYYLDHQVVVIRRRTEFELRKAEARAHILEGLKIALDNLDAVIALIRGSQTTDIAREGLMTQFSLSEKQAQAILDMRLQRLTGLEREKIEAEYQSLLALIAELKAILADEEKVLEIIREELIEVKERFNDGRRTEIVSGGAEIIEDEDLIPRQDIVISLTHNGYIKRLPVSTYKSQRRGGRGIQGMNTNENDFVEHLLTTSTHDTILFFTNKGKVYRTKGYEIPEYGRTAKGIPIINLLEVDKGEWVNAIIRVDEFVDDWYLFFTTKQGISKRTPLSSFENIRNSGLIALNLREEDELISVKLTDGKRDMVIGTKKGMLIRFNENDVRSMGRTATGVKGITLDSEDEVIGMEILEEQSDILIITKNGYGKRTPIEEYRVQTRGGKGLRTCNITDKNGDVVALKCVSQEEDIMLITVSGVLIRVSVSDISQMGRNTQGVKVIRLGDEEFVSTVAKVQTSEDEDEVLDELDENEEADIVIEAEETEE, translated from the coding sequence ATGTCAGATAAACCAAACTCTCAAATAAGAGAAGTAAATATTAGTCAAGAAATGCGCGCTTCCTTTTTAGATTATGCAATGAGCGTAATTGTATCGCGTGCTTTACCAGATGTAAGAGACGGACTTAAGCCTGTGCACCGTCGTATTTTATATGCAATGAATGATTTAGGTATGGGGTCGGATAAGCCATATAAAAAATCAGCTCGTATCGTAGGAGAAGTAATTGGTAAGTATCACCCACACGGTGACTCAGCTGTATATGAAACAATGGTTCGTATGGCACAAGATTTTAGCTATCGTTATATGCTAATTGACGGTCATGGAAACTTTGGATCTGTTGATGGAGATGCAGCAGCAGCTATGCGTTATACAGAAGCAAGAATGTCAAAAGTTTCGATGGAACTGTTACGTGACATCAATAAAGATACAATTGATTACCAAGACAACTATGACGGTTCTGAGCGTGAACCAATTGTATTGCCTGCTAGATTTCCAAATTTACTTGTAAACGGTTCAGCCGGAATTGCGGTAGGTATGGCGACAAATATTCCTCCGCATCAGTTAGGAGAAGTCATTGACGGCGTTTTAGCTGTAAGTCAAGACCCTGATATAACAATTGCAGAGTTAATGGAGATTATTCCAGGACCGGATTTCCCAACAGCAGGACAAATTCTTGGCCGCAGCGGAATTCGCAAAGCTTATGAAACTGGAAAAGGTTCTATTATTGTTCGCGCAAAAGTAGAAATTGAAGAACAAAACAATGGTAAACAAACCATTATTGTTCATGAACTTCCATACCAAGTAAATAAAGCAAAGCTGATTGAAAAAATTGCCGAGCTAGCTCGTGATAAGAAGATTGATGGAATTACGGACTTACGAGATGAGTCTGACCGTTCGGGTATGCGTATTGTTATTGAAGTAAGACGTGATGCAAATGCAAATGTTTTATTGAACAACTTATATAAGCAGACATCTCTTCAAACAAGTTTTGGTATTAATACCCTTGCATTAGTAGATGGACAGCCAAAAGTATTGAACTTGAAGCAATGTCTACAGTACTACTTAGACCACCAAGTAGTGGTTATTCGCCGTCGTACTGAATTTGAACTTCGAAAAGCAGAAGCACGTGCGCATATTTTAGAAGGTTTAAAGATTGCTCTCGATAATTTAGATGCTGTTATTGCTTTAATTAGAGGTTCTCAAACAACAGATATTGCACGTGAAGGATTAATGACGCAGTTTTCGTTATCTGAAAAACAAGCGCAAGCTATTTTGGATATGCGTCTACAGCGTTTAACGGGATTAGAGCGAGAGAAGATTGAAGCGGAATATCAATCTTTATTAGCGCTAATTGCTGAATTAAAAGCTATTTTAGCAGATGAAGAAAAAGTATTAGAAATTATTAGAGAAGAACTAATAGAAGTAAAAGAAAGATTCAATGACGGCCGTCGAACGGAAATCGTAAGTGGAGGAGCTGAAATTATCGAAGACGAGGATCTGATTCCTCGCCAAGATATTGTTATTAGTTTAACGCACAACGGCTATATTAAACGTTTGCCTGTTTCTACGTATAAGAGTCAGCGAAGAGGCGGAAGAGGTATTCAAGGAATGAATACAAACGAAAATGATTTCGTTGAACATCTTCTAACAACATCTACTCATGATACGATTCTCTTCTTTACAAATAAGGGAAAAGTCTACCGGACAAAAGGATACGAAATTCCAGAGTACGGAAGAACGGCTAAAGGGATACCTATTATTAACTTGTTAGAAGTAGACAAAGGTGAGTGGGTAAATGCCATCATTCGCGTCGATGAATTTGTAGACGATTGGTATCTATTCTTTACTACGAAACAAGGAATTTCTAAGCGTACGCCTTTATCTTCTTTTGAGAACATTCGAAATAGCGGACTTATTGCCTTGAATTTAAGAGAAGAAGATGAATTAATTTCTGTTAAATTGACAGATGGTAAGCGCGATATGGTTATTGGAACGAAGAAGGGTATGTTAATTCGTTTTAATGAAAATGATGTTCGTTCAATGGGACGTACAGCTACTGGAGTCAAAGGTATCACTCTCGATTCAGAAGATGAAGTAATCGGTATGGAAATTCTCGAAGAACAATCGGATATCTTGATCATCACGAAAAATGGTTACGGAAAACGTACACCGATTGAGGAATATCGTGTACAAACAAGAGGCGGTAAAGGTTTAAGAACATGTAATATCACTGATAAAAATGGTGATGTTGTCGCACTGAAATGCGTATCTCAAGAAGAAGATATTATGCTTATCACAGTAAGCGGCGTTCTTATCCGTGTTTCTGTTTCAGATATTTCACAAATGGGCCGTAACACACAAGGTGTCAAAGTCATTCGTTTAGGAGATGAAGAGTTTGTTTCAACGGTTGCAAAAGTACAGACTTCAGAAGATGAAGACGAAGTATTAGATGAATTAGATGAAAATGAAGAGGCAGATATAGTAATTGAAGCTGAAGAAACAGAAGAATAA
- the gyrB gene encoding DNA topoisomerase (ATP-hydrolyzing) subunit B, with product MEQKEVQAYEADQIQVLEGLEAVRKRPGMYIGSTSAKGLHHLVWEIVDNSIDEALAGYCDEINVIIEKDNSITVKDNGRGIPVGIQEKMGRPAVEVILTVLHAGGKFGGGGYKVSGGLHGVGASVVNALSTSLEVHVHRDGKVHYQKYERGVPAADLKVVGETDKTGTVIQFHPDSEIFTETLEYDFDTLANRLRELAFLNRGIKITIEDKREEDKRREYHYEGGIKSYVEHLNRSKEVIHEEPIYIEGNRDNISVEIAIQYNDSYTSNLYSFANNIHTYEGGTHEAGFKTALTRVINDYARKNSVFKDSDANLTGEDVREGITAIISIKHPDPQFEGQTKTKLGNSEARTITDSVFAEHLETYLLENPIVAKKVIEKGLMAARARMAAKKARELTRRKSALEISNLPGKLADCSSKDPSISELYVVEGDSAGGSAKQGRSRHFQAILPLRGKIINVEKARLDKILSNNEIRTIITALGTGIGDDFDISKARYHKIVIMTDADVDGAHIRTLLLTFFYRYMRQIIEHGYVYIAQPPLYKVSQGKKVEYAYNDRQLEEVLASFPEGAKPNLQRYKGLGEMNPEQLWETTMDPEFRTLLQVNLQDAIEADETFEILMGDKVEPRRNFIEENAQYVKNLDI from the coding sequence ATGGAACAAAAAGAAGTACAAGCATATGAAGCTGATCAGATACAAGTATTAGAAGGATTAGAAGCTGTTCGTAAACGTCCGGGGATGTATATTGGATCGACGAGCGCAAAAGGTTTACATCATCTTGTATGGGAAATTGTAGATAATAGTATTGATGAAGCGCTGGCCGGCTATTGCGATGAAATTAATGTTATTATCGAAAAGGATAATAGTATTACAGTCAAAGATAACGGTCGTGGAATTCCGGTTGGTATTCAAGAAAAAATGGGCAGACCTGCCGTTGAAGTTATCTTAACGGTTCTTCATGCCGGAGGTAAATTTGGCGGCGGAGGCTATAAAGTATCTGGTGGGTTGCACGGTGTAGGTGCCTCAGTTGTTAATGCACTTTCTACCTCTTTGGAAGTACACGTACATCGTGACGGTAAAGTTCATTATCAAAAATACGAACGAGGTGTACCGGCCGCTGACTTAAAAGTAGTTGGAGAAACAGATAAAACAGGTACTGTTATTCAATTCCATCCAGACAGTGAAATTTTTACAGAAACGCTTGAATACGATTTTGATACGTTAGCTAATCGTCTGCGTGAGTTAGCTTTCTTAAATCGCGGCATTAAAATTACGATTGAAGACAAACGTGAAGAAGATAAAAGACGTGAATATCACTATGAAGGCGGAATTAAGTCTTACGTTGAACACTTAAATCGTTCGAAAGAAGTAATTCACGAAGAGCCGATCTATATTGAAGGTAATCGAGACAACATTTCTGTAGAAATTGCTATTCAATATAACGATAGCTATACAAGCAATTTATATTCTTTTGCAAACAATATTCACACATATGAAGGTGGAACGCACGAAGCAGGATTTAAAACAGCATTAACACGTGTAATTAACGACTATGCACGTAAAAATAGCGTATTCAAAGACAGTGACGCTAATCTAACGGGTGAAGATGTTCGTGAAGGAATTACAGCTATCATCTCTATTAAGCACCCAGATCCGCAGTTCGAAGGGCAAACGAAAACAAAGCTGGGAAATAGTGAAGCAAGAACAATTACTGACTCTGTGTTTGCAGAGCATTTAGAAACTTACTTGCTAGAGAACCCTATTGTAGCGAAAAAGGTAATTGAAAAAGGCTTAATGGCTGCAAGAGCAAGAATGGCAGCTAAAAAAGCTCGTGAGCTTACAAGACGTAAAAGCGCGCTTGAAATTTCAAACTTACCGGGTAAATTAGCAGATTGTTCATCAAAAGATCCTTCTATTAGTGAACTCTATGTAGTAGAGGGCGACTCTGCCGGAGGTTCAGCTAAGCAGGGAAGAAGCCGTCATTTCCAAGCTATTTTGCCTTTACGTGGTAAAATTATCAACGTAGAGAAAGCGCGTTTAGATAAAATTTTATCTAATAACGAAATTCGTACAATCATTACCGCTCTAGGAACAGGGATTGGTGACGATTTTGATATTTCGAAAGCTCGCTACCATAAAATTGTGATTATGACAGATGCAGACGTAGATGGCGCTCATATTCGTACGCTTCTTCTAACGTTCTTCTATCGCTACATGAGACAGATTATTGAGCATGGATATGTGTACATTGCTCAGCCGCCTCTTTACAAAGTTTCACAAGGTAAAAAAGTTGAGTACGCGTACAACGATCGTCAATTAGAAGAGGTATTAGCTTCTTTCCCTGAAGGCGCAAAACCAAACCTTCAACGTTACAAAGGTTTAGGAGAGATGAATCCTGAACAATTATGGGAAACAACAATGGATCCAGAATTCCGTACCCTTCTTCAGGTGAATTTGCAAGATGCAATTGAAGCTGATGAGACGTTTGAAATTTTAATGGGCGATAAAGTAGAACCACGCCGTAATTTCATTGAAGAAAATGCTCAGTACGTGAAAAATCTTGATATTTAA
- the recF gene encoding DNA replication/repair protein RecF (All proteins in this family for which functions are known are DNA-binding proteins that assist the filamentation of RecA onto DNA for the initiation of recombination or recombinational repair.), whose product MYIKEITLTNYRNYTKTTIPFENKVNVILGENAQGKTNVMESIFVLSMAKSHRTSNDKELIKWECEYAKLSGIVEKNRGPVTLDLVISTKGKKAKYNHIEQKKLSQYIGSINTVMFAPEDLNLVKGSPQVRRKFIDMEIGQVSPVYMHDLSRYQKILQQRNQYLKQLQTKKQTDLSLLDVLTLQLSEMAAKILKKRFEFLQLLQQWAEPIHKGISRDLETLKIEYKNSIDVSEDADLSKMLEAYHQKFDKIKSREIDRGVTLAGPHRDDLLFYVNEKDVQTFGSQGQQRTTALSLKLAEIELIHQEVGEYPILLLDDVLSELDDFRQSHLLNTIQGKVQTFVTTTSIEGIHHETLEKAATYHVEAGQIQKVK is encoded by the coding sequence TTGTATATTAAAGAAATTACCTTAACAAATTACCGGAACTATACGAAGACAACGATTCCCTTTGAAAATAAAGTAAACGTCATTTTGGGTGAAAACGCACAGGGTAAAACAAACGTGATGGAATCGATCTTCGTATTATCTATGGCTAAATCTCATCGTACATCCAACGATAAAGAATTAATTAAATGGGAATGTGAGTATGCAAAGCTATCGGGCATTGTAGAAAAGAATAGAGGTCCTGTTACACTGGATTTAGTCATCTCAACAAAAGGAAAAAAAGCAAAATATAATCACATTGAGCAGAAAAAGCTCAGTCAATATATAGGATCAATTAATACTGTCATGTTTGCTCCGGAGGATTTAAACCTAGTTAAAGGGAGTCCGCAAGTAAGGCGCAAATTTATCGATATGGAAATTGGTCAAGTTTCGCCTGTTTACATGCATGATTTAAGCAGGTATCAAAAGATTTTGCAGCAAAGAAATCAATATTTGAAGCAGCTGCAGACAAAAAAACAAACGGATCTTTCACTTTTAGACGTACTTACGTTACAGTTAAGTGAAATGGCGGCGAAAATCTTAAAAAAACGTTTTGAGTTTTTACAGTTACTTCAACAGTGGGCAGAGCCTATTCATAAAGGGATCAGTCGAGACTTAGAAACATTAAAAATTGAGTATAAGAATTCAATTGATGTATCAGAAGATGCAGATTTGTCGAAAATGTTAGAAGCATATCATCAAAAGTTTGATAAAATAAAAAGTAGAGAAATTGATAGAGGTGTCACCTTAGCAGGACCACACCGTGATGATCTTCTTTTCTACGTTAATGAAAAAGACGTTCAAACATTTGGTTCACAAGGGCAACAGCGGACGACTGCTTTATCGTTAAAGCTTGCTGAAATTGAGTTAATTCATCAAGAAGTAGGTGAATATCCAATCTTGCTTTTAGATGACGTATTGTCTGAATTAGATGATTTTCGTCAATCACACTTGCTAAATACCATTCAAGGAAAAGTTCAGACGTTTGTAACGACAACGAGCATCGAAGGAATTCATCACGAGACCTTAGAAAAAGCCGCTACATATCATGTAGAAGCTGGCCAAATTCAAAAGGTCAAATAG